In the Hordeum vulgare subsp. vulgare chromosome 7H, MorexV3_pseudomolecules_assembly, whole genome shotgun sequence genome, one interval contains:
- the LOC123409654 gene encoding DNA mismatch repair protein Mlh1-like: protein MEVDDAAPRGGGRGGEPPRIRRLEESVVNRIAAGEVIQRPSSVMKDLVENNIDADSFTISITVKDGGLKLIQVSDGGHGIWMELILAEFATELPHFEGMQLKNTPLFANDTRVIISTASEMYFLFVGDILHLNFMDSNILDINLMS from the exons ATGGAGGTCGACGATGCGGCGCCGCGCGGCGGGGGCAGGGGCGGGGAGCCGCCCCGCATCCGGCGActggaggagtcggtggtgaACCGCATCGCCGCAGGGGAGGTGATCCAGCGGCCCTCGTCGGTGATGAAGGATCTCGTGGAGAACAACATCGAcgccgactccttcaccatctccATCACCGTCAAGGACGGCGGCCTCAAGCTCATCCAGGTCTCCGACGGCGGCCACGGCATCTGG ATGGAGCTCATTTTGGCTGAGTTTGCTACCGAGTTGCCACATTTTGAGGGCATGCAATTGAAGAATACACCACTTTTTGCCAACGATACTAGAGTAATCATATCTACTGCAAGCGAgatgtattttctttttgttggagATATTCTGCATCTTAATTTTATGGACAGTAACATTTTAGACATCAATTTGATGTCCTAA